The Ignatzschineria rhizosphaerae genome contains a region encoding:
- a CDS encoding HNH endonuclease translates to MNSLTPSASFQIQFITDIQQLLATAKATSTYKFALLISLVRLSIEKSQSSSDALKISLTDIAEKFIELYWQQARPYFPLKSPLNRDDAMHYPILKQNTGKQAVVINRILEAQQIAPSLANFKKDKKAWSKLLNTISKTIYTYPLKHLQNSDTTPNEFLYHYHKIDKKTITLLPHVAFCLTRFSIFIEEVCQKYWVDNIQLFAGNQNKFEDLPNLDEFLFSMDRNNLSQIKPFFHKIQKGCCFYCGQKVSINAGEIDHFIPWSLYQYDTAHNFVLADKTCNTRKSNKLAANHFYEKWLRRNAQFQTEITEEMEKYNFLVDRQRSESIAKNYYLQTFKLHEDHGFWQP, encoded by the coding sequence ATGAATTCATTAACGCCTTCGGCAAGTTTCCAAATTCAATTTATCACAGATATCCAACAACTATTAGCAACCGCAAAAGCGACTTCAACTTATAAATTTGCCCTTTTAATCAGTTTAGTAAGGCTCTCAATCGAAAAGAGCCAATCTAGCAGTGACGCACTAAAAATCTCATTAACCGATATTGCAGAAAAATTTATTGAGCTTTATTGGCAACAAGCACGACCTTACTTTCCTCTTAAATCTCCTCTAAATAGAGATGATGCTATGCATTACCCAATCTTAAAACAAAACACGGGGAAACAAGCCGTTGTGATTAACAGGATCTTAGAAGCACAACAAATAGCACCATCCTTAGCAAATTTTAAAAAGGATAAAAAAGCGTGGTCCAAGCTTCTTAACACCATTAGCAAAACGATCTATACTTATCCATTAAAACATCTGCAAAATAGCGACACGACTCCCAATGAATTTTTATACCACTATCATAAGATAGATAAAAAGACGATAACACTCCTCCCTCACGTGGCCTTTTGTCTTACTCGCTTTTCGATCTTTATTGAAGAAGTTTGCCAAAAATATTGGGTAGATAATATTCAGCTCTTTGCCGGCAATCAAAATAAGTTTGAGGACTTACCCAATCTTGATGAGTTTTTATTTAGTATGGATAGAAATAACCTCTCACAGATAAAACCCTTCTTTCATAAAATTCAAAAAGGTTGTTGTTTCTACTGTGGTCAAAAAGTTTCGATCAATGCCGGAGAAATCGATCATTTTATTCCTTGGTCACTCTATCAATATGATACTGCACACAACTTCGTTTTAGCCGATAAAACATGTAATACTCGTAAAAGTAATAAGCTTGCAGCAAATCATTTCTATGAAAAATGGTTAAGAAGAAATGCTCAATTTCAGACAGAAATTACCGAAGAAATGGAGAAATATAACTTTTTAGTAGATCGTCAACGATCTGAATCTATTGCTAAAAATTACTATTTGCAAACATTCAAGCTGCACGAAGATCATGGATTTTGGCAGCCTTAA
- a CDS encoding Na+/H+ antiporter family protein — MDILFNPVLVSVVLMCVLCLSNVNILLAIMISAIAGGMIGGFEISKTMSLLIDGMGEQANTALSYVLLGALAVGIAQTGLTTILSLKLEKIVGKHAKIFLLILAGIACFSQNLIPVHIAFIPILIPPLLKMMNDLKIDRRAAACCLTFGLKAPYVALPVGFGLIFHGIIADNMTLNGMAVESSEVWKYVWVPALSMVVGLLIAVFISYRRKRSYRDLPIVTGKEGELAVTDRFTLQHLGAILGAVSAFAVQLMTGSLPLGALIGLGIMVLFKAIPFKTQDSTLLEGIRIMGFIAFVMLVASGYAHVLRETGGVDAIVQASNSLVGGSQFWGAVMMLLIGLLVTMGIGTSFGTIPIIATIYVPFSIALGFSVGATTMLIVVAAALGDAGSPASDSTLGPTAGLNADGQHNHIWDTCVPTFLHYNIPLIISGVLAAMFLLN, encoded by the coding sequence ATGGACATTTTATTTAATCCAGTTCTTGTTTCTGTTGTTTTGATGTGTGTGCTGTGTCTTAGTAACGTGAATATTCTTTTAGCGATTATGATTTCAGCTATCGCAGGTGGGATGATTGGTGGTTTTGAGATAAGTAAAACGATGAGTCTTCTTATCGATGGCATGGGCGAGCAAGCTAATACTGCTTTAAGTTATGTCTTATTAGGGGCGCTTGCCGTAGGGATTGCACAAACAGGTTTAACAACCATTTTATCTTTGAAGTTAGAAAAAATTGTGGGAAAACATGCCAAAATATTTCTACTAATTTTAGCGGGTATTGCCTGTTTCTCCCAGAACTTAATACCTGTTCACATTGCATTTATTCCCATTTTAATTCCGCCATTATTAAAGATGATGAATGATCTTAAAATTGATCGAAGGGCTGCGGCTTGCTGTTTAACTTTTGGTTTAAAAGCACCTTATGTCGCATTACCGGTGGGATTTGGTTTAATCTTCCACGGCATTATTGCCGATAATATGACGTTAAATGGGATGGCTGTTGAAAGCTCTGAGGTCTGGAAATATGTCTGGGTTCCGGCTTTGAGTATGGTGGTGGGATTATTGATTGCGGTGTTTATTAGTTATCGAAGAAAACGCAGTTATAGAGATCTACCCATTGTTACAGGGAAAGAGGGAGAGTTGGCAGTAACAGATAGATTTACGCTTCAGCATCTTGGGGCAATCTTAGGAGCTGTTAGTGCTTTTGCGGTGCAATTGATGACAGGATCTTTACCATTAGGTGCACTAATTGGCCTAGGTATTATGGTTTTATTTAAAGCGATCCCTTTTAAAACTCAAGATAGTACACTGCTAGAAGGTATTAGAATCATGGGCTTTATTGCTTTTGTGATGTTAGTTGCTTCAGGTTATGCCCATGTACTTCGTGAAACAGGAGGCGTTGATGCTATTGTGCAAGCTTCTAATAGTTTAGTGGGCGGTAGCCAGTTCTGGGGCGCCGTGATGATGCTATTAATTGGATTATTAGTCACAATGGGGATAGGAACTTCTTTTGGCACAATTCCCATTATTGCCACCATTTACGTGCCATTTAGTATTGCCTTAGGCTTTTCTGTCGGCGCTACAACTATGCTAATTGTCGTGGCAGCGGCGTTAGGAGATGCAGGTTCCCCTGCATCAGATTCAACATTAGGGCCAACGGCTGGATTAAATGCAGATGGACAGCATAACCATATTTGGGATACCTGCGTACCAACCTTCCTGCACTATAATATTCCTCTGATTATCTCTGGGGTATTAGCGGCAATGTTCTTGTTAAATTGA